Proteins encoded in a region of the Streptomyces akebiae genome:
- a CDS encoding DUF397 domain-containing protein, whose product MSALPRNVPTSTELRGVRWLRSSRSTGMNNCVETARPASGRWAGLVAVRDSKNTAGPALLFEPDAWEGFITTLR is encoded by the coding sequence ATGTCCGCACTGCCTCGGAACGTACCCACCAGTACCGAACTACGCGGAGTGCGATGGCTGCGCAGCAGTCGCAGCACGGGAATGAACAACTGCGTGGAGACGGCCCGTCCCGCGTCCGGCCGCTGGGCCGGCCTGGTGGCCGTACGCGATTCGAAGAACACGGCGGGGCCCGCCCTGCTGTTCGAACCCGACGCCTGGGAGGGATTCATCACCACGCTGCGGTGA
- the bioB gene encoding biotin synthase BioB: MDLLNTLVDKGLRREPLSRAEALAVLGTSDDELLDVVAAAGKVRLHWFGRRVKLNYLVNLKSGLCPEDCSYCSQRLGSTAGILKYTWLKPHEASEAAAAGLAGGAKRVCLVASGRGPTDRDVDRVSDTIKAIKDQNEGVEVCACLGLLSDGQAERLREAGADAYNHNLNTSEATYGEITTTHTYADRVDTVRKAHAAGLSACSGLIAGMGESDEDLVDVVFSLRELDPDSVPVNFLIPFEGTPLAKEWNLTPQRCLRILAMVRFVCPDSEVRIAGGREVHLRSMQPLALHLANSIFLGDYLTSEGQAGKADLEMIADAGFEVEGTDQVTLPEHRATVAAGGGCGSGESAGCGSHAGGGCGSHEDEGAGAGAGCGSHAGGGVCGSAAQAPAAATPAGEARTDLVAVRRRGAGTDLAPNA; this comes from the coding sequence ATGGACCTGCTGAACACGCTGGTGGACAAGGGGCTCCGGCGCGAGCCGCTGAGCCGTGCCGAGGCGCTCGCCGTCCTCGGCACCTCCGACGACGAGCTGTTGGACGTGGTGGCCGCGGCCGGGAAGGTGCGCCTGCACTGGTTCGGGCGCCGGGTGAAACTGAACTATCTGGTCAACCTCAAGTCCGGACTGTGTCCCGAGGACTGTTCCTACTGCTCGCAGCGGCTCGGCTCGACCGCCGGCATCCTGAAGTACACCTGGCTCAAGCCTCACGAGGCCTCCGAGGCAGCCGCGGCCGGGCTCGCCGGGGGCGCCAAGCGGGTCTGTCTGGTGGCGTCCGGGCGTGGCCCGACCGACCGGGACGTCGACCGGGTCTCCGACACCATCAAGGCGATCAAGGACCAGAACGAGGGCGTCGAGGTGTGCGCCTGCCTCGGTCTGCTCTCCGACGGTCAGGCCGAACGCCTGCGCGAGGCGGGCGCGGACGCCTACAACCACAACCTGAACACGTCCGAGGCGACGTACGGCGAGATCACCACGACGCACACGTACGCCGACCGGGTGGACACGGTGCGCAAGGCGCACGCGGCGGGTCTGTCGGCCTGCTCGGGTCTGATCGCGGGCATGGGCGAGAGCGACGAGGACCTGGTCGACGTGGTCTTCTCGCTGCGCGAACTGGACCCGGACTCCGTTCCGGTGAACTTCCTGATCCCGTTCGAGGGCACCCCGCTCGCCAAGGAGTGGAACCTGACCCCGCAGCGCTGTCTGCGGATCCTGGCGATGGTGCGGTTCGTCTGTCCCGACAGCGAGGTGCGGATCGCGGGCGGCCGGGAGGTCCATCTCCGCTCGATGCAGCCGCTCGCCCTGCACCTGGCCAACTCGATCTTCCTCGGCGACTACCTCACCAGCGAGGGCCAGGCGGGCAAGGCCGACCTGGAGATGATCGCGGACGCCGGCTTCGAGGTGGAGGGCACCGACCAGGTGACGCTCCCGGAGCACCGGGCGACCGTGGCCGCCGGCGGGGGCTGTGGGTCCGGGGAGAGCGCGGGGTGCGGATCGCACGCCGGGGGCGGCTGCGGGTCGCACGAGGACGAAGGAGCGGGCGCGGGCGCGGGGTGCGGCTCGCACGCGGGGGGCGGTGTGTGCGGTTCCGCCGCCCAGGCCCCCGCTGCCGCGACGCCGGCCGGTGAGGCCCGTACGGATCTGGTGGCGGTACGCCGCCGGGGCGCCGGAACCGACCTCGCGCCCAATGCCTGA
- a CDS encoding 8-amino-7-oxononanoate synthase, which yields MAFGWIDEQASARRRAGLVRTLRPRPADSPLLDLASNDYLGLARHPEITEGAAEAARRWGGGATGSRLVTGTTELHGELERELADFCGFEAALVFSSGYAANLAAVTALAPHGSLIVSDAGNHASLIDGCRLARGTTQVVAHADPEAVRKALATGGGVPAVAVSDTVFSVDGDAAPLASLAAACRAFGAGLVVDDAHGLGVLGDGGRGAPYAAGLAGDPDVVVTVTLSKSLGSQGGAVLGPAKVIDHLVNAARTFIFDTGLAPAAAGAALAALRLLRREPERAARAREVARELHTRLTASGHEAVRPDAAVVSVRAPSPDQAVRWAADCRAAGLAVGCFRPPSVPDGVSRLRLTARADLTRGQIDRAVGIIGDTRP from the coding sequence ATGGCGTTCGGCTGGATCGACGAGCAGGCCTCGGCGCGCCGCCGGGCCGGTCTCGTACGGACCCTGCGCCCCCGTCCCGCCGACTCGCCGCTCCTCGACCTCGCGAGCAACGACTACCTGGGTCTGGCCCGGCACCCCGAGATCACCGAGGGCGCTGCCGAGGCCGCGCGCCGGTGGGGCGGCGGCGCCACCGGCTCCCGTCTCGTCACCGGCACCACCGAGCTGCACGGCGAGCTGGAGCGTGAACTCGCCGACTTCTGCGGCTTCGAGGCCGCCCTCGTCTTCTCCTCCGGCTACGCGGCCAACCTCGCCGCCGTCACCGCGCTCGCCCCGCACGGCTCCCTGATCGTCTCGGACGCCGGCAACCACGCCTCCCTCATCGACGGCTGCCGGCTGGCCCGGGGCACCACCCAGGTCGTGGCGCACGCCGATCCGGAGGCGGTCCGCAAGGCGCTGGCCACGGGCGGTGGGGTGCCTGCCGTCGCCGTCTCGGACACGGTGTTCTCCGTGGACGGCGACGCCGCCCCCCTGGCCTCCCTCGCCGCCGCCTGCCGTGCGTTCGGCGCCGGGCTCGTGGTGGACGACGCACACGGGCTCGGGGTCCTCGGCGACGGCGGCCGGGGCGCGCCGTACGCGGCGGGGCTCGCGGGCGACCCCGACGTGGTCGTGACGGTCACGCTGTCGAAGTCGCTGGGCAGCCAGGGCGGTGCGGTGCTCGGCCCCGCGAAGGTCATCGACCACCTGGTCAACGCGGCCCGGACGTTCATCTTCGACACGGGCCTCGCCCCGGCGGCCGCCGGCGCGGCACTCGCCGCGCTCCGGCTGCTGCGCCGTGAGCCGGAGCGCGCCGCACGGGCCCGGGAGGTGGCGCGGGAACTGCACACACGGCTGACGGCGTCGGGCCATGAAGCGGTGCGGCCCGACGCCGCCGTGGTGTCCGTACGCGCGCCGTCACCGGATCAGGCGGTGCGGTGGGCGGCGGACTGCCGTGCGGCGGGTCTCGCCGTCGGCTGTTTCCGCCCACCGTCCGTGCCCGACGGCGTTTCCAGGCTGCGGCTGACCGCCCGCGCGGATCTCACGCGGGGGCAGATCGACCGGGCCGTGGGGATCATCGGCGATACACGACCGTGA